The following proteins come from a genomic window of Malus domestica chromosome 02, GDT2T_hap1:
- the LOC103426723 gene encoding uncharacterized protein isoform X1: MEIEKDFPSSDFFFTKYSYLNKDLLEAQPMLKHALQFYDISCTLDLDEGFMTLSALRRHVHEDIFIKANVVINLFFEDNISKVAKFRSADPLLSALEFLYNPQYDIIKIGYQVGGLCSKYAIPEGHYWGLRSIFQGPGGCFLKDLQELTGCSIVVCGHDVLATGSFNGLRIVRMIVEDCFVYRVAAEYLINRVKEAGVHCARVMNVGFQNKQHGPLEVDENGIPQKRDNSKPIEEESNSCGDNIYYRTNFPKDKEKYVLEAWPKVKSFLEEHGISCELHLLAPKVESFMIISRAKWDVDQDIFDKARVVLDLLPSDRTPQAIELLNARQYEIIKFGNQDYGLISKFGINKVEPGEWKELLIGPDDIYIKALRELTGCFIVVNWKTETVVATGSFEGLRLVRIVVEDCIYYKVHAGHLIDKIRTRGARAYYGTLRFVKVAESFGF; encoded by the exons ATGGaaatcgagaaggatttccccTCGTCCGATTTCTTCTTTACAAAGTATAGTTACTTAAACAAGG ACCTGCTAGAAGCTCAGCCCATGCTGAAACATGCTCTACAATTTTATGATATTTCATGCACACTAGATCTG GATGAGGGTTTCATGACATTATCGGCACTCCGAAGGCATGTGCACGAAGACATTTTCATCAAGGCTAACGTTGTTATTAACCTTTTTTTCGAAGATAATATTTCGAAAGTAGCCAAGTTTCGGTCGGCAGATCCTTTGCTATCT GCACTAGAATTTCTCTATAATCCTCAATATGACATAATCAAAATTGGGTATCAAGTGGGCGGGCTTTGCTCAAAATATGCAATCCCAGAG GGCCATTACTGGGGATTGAGGTCAATTTTTCAGGGTCCCGGGGGCTGCTTTCTAAAG GATCTACAAGAATTGACGGGTTGTTCTATCGTTGTTTGT GGACACGATGTTCTGGCTACGGGTTCATTTAATGGTCTAAGGATAGTCAGGATGATTGTGGAAGACTGCTTTGTTTATCGTGTTGCTGCCGAGTACCTTATCAATAGGGTTAAAGAGGCGGGTGTTCATTGTGCCAGGGTGATGAATG TAGGGTTTCAAAACAAGCAGCATGGACCATTGGAGGTCGACGAGAACGGCATCCCCCAAAAGCGCGATAACTCCAAGCCAATTGAAGAGGAGTCGAACAGTTGTGGAGATAACATCTATTACCGTACGAATTTTCCCAAAGACAAAG AAAAGTATGTGCTAGAAGCTTGGCCGAAGGTGAAATCTTTCTTAGAAGAGCATGGTATTTCATGCGAACTCCATCTG TTGGCCCCTAAGGTTGAGAGTTTTATGATAATCTCAAGAGCGAAATGGGATGTGGACCAAGATATTTTTGATAAGGCTAGGGTTGTTCTTGACCTTTTGCCAAGTGATCGGACACCTCAG gCAATAGAATTGTTGAATGCAAGGCAGTATGAGATCATCAAGTTTGGGAATCAAGATTACGGGTTAATCTCAAAATTTGGAATCAATAAG GTGGAACCTGGTGAATGGAAGGAACTTCTCATAGGCCCCGATGATATCTACATAAAG GCACTTAGAGAACTGACAGGTTGTTTTATCGTCGTTAAT TGGAAGACCGAAACAGTTGTTGCTACGGGCTCATTCGAAGGATTAAGGCTAGTCAGGATAGTTGTTGAAGACTGCATATATTACAAAGTCCATGCTGGACACCTTATTGACAAGATTAGAACTCGAGGTGCAAGGGCTTATTATGGTACTCTGCGCTTTGTTAAAGTAGCAGAAAGTTTTGGGTTCTAG
- the LOC103426723 gene encoding uncharacterized protein isoform X2, which translates to MEIEKDFPSSDFFFTKYSYLNKDLLEAQPMLKHALQFYDISCTLDLDEGFMTLSALRRHVHEDIFIKANVVINLFFEDNISKVAKFRSADPLLSALEFLYNPQYDIIKIGYQVGGLCSKYAIPEGHYWGLRSIFQGPGGCFLKDLQELTGCSIVVCGHDVLATGSFNGLRIVRMIVEDCFVYRVAAEYLINRVKEAGVHCARVMNGFQNKQHGPLEVDENGIPQKRDNSKPIEEESNSCGDNIYYRTNFPKDKEKYVLEAWPKVKSFLEEHGISCELHLLAPKVESFMIISRAKWDVDQDIFDKARVVLDLLPSDRTPQAIELLNARQYEIIKFGNQDYGLISKFGINKVEPGEWKELLIGPDDIYIKALRELTGCFIVVNWKTETVVATGSFEGLRLVRIVVEDCIYYKVHAGHLIDKIRTRGARAYYGTLRFVKVAESFGF; encoded by the exons ATGGaaatcgagaaggatttccccTCGTCCGATTTCTTCTTTACAAAGTATAGTTACTTAAACAAGG ACCTGCTAGAAGCTCAGCCCATGCTGAAACATGCTCTACAATTTTATGATATTTCATGCACACTAGATCTG GATGAGGGTTTCATGACATTATCGGCACTCCGAAGGCATGTGCACGAAGACATTTTCATCAAGGCTAACGTTGTTATTAACCTTTTTTTCGAAGATAATATTTCGAAAGTAGCCAAGTTTCGGTCGGCAGATCCTTTGCTATCT GCACTAGAATTTCTCTATAATCCTCAATATGACATAATCAAAATTGGGTATCAAGTGGGCGGGCTTTGCTCAAAATATGCAATCCCAGAG GGCCATTACTGGGGATTGAGGTCAATTTTTCAGGGTCCCGGGGGCTGCTTTCTAAAG GATCTACAAGAATTGACGGGTTGTTCTATCGTTGTTTGT GGACACGATGTTCTGGCTACGGGTTCATTTAATGGTCTAAGGATAGTCAGGATGATTGTGGAAGACTGCTTTGTTTATCGTGTTGCTGCCGAGTACCTTATCAATAGGGTTAAAGAGGCGGGTGTTCATTGTGCCAGGGTGATGAATG GGTTTCAAAACAAGCAGCATGGACCATTGGAGGTCGACGAGAACGGCATCCCCCAAAAGCGCGATAACTCCAAGCCAATTGAAGAGGAGTCGAACAGTTGTGGAGATAACATCTATTACCGTACGAATTTTCCCAAAGACAAAG AAAAGTATGTGCTAGAAGCTTGGCCGAAGGTGAAATCTTTCTTAGAAGAGCATGGTATTTCATGCGAACTCCATCTG TTGGCCCCTAAGGTTGAGAGTTTTATGATAATCTCAAGAGCGAAATGGGATGTGGACCAAGATATTTTTGATAAGGCTAGGGTTGTTCTTGACCTTTTGCCAAGTGATCGGACACCTCAG gCAATAGAATTGTTGAATGCAAGGCAGTATGAGATCATCAAGTTTGGGAATCAAGATTACGGGTTAATCTCAAAATTTGGAATCAATAAG GTGGAACCTGGTGAATGGAAGGAACTTCTCATAGGCCCCGATGATATCTACATAAAG GCACTTAGAGAACTGACAGGTTGTTTTATCGTCGTTAAT TGGAAGACCGAAACAGTTGTTGCTACGGGCTCATTCGAAGGATTAAGGCTAGTCAGGATAGTTGTTGAAGACTGCATATATTACAAAGTCCATGCTGGACACCTTATTGACAAGATTAGAACTCGAGGTGCAAGGGCTTATTATGGTACTCTGCGCTTTGTTAAAGTAGCAGAAAGTTTTGGGTTCTAG
- the LOC103426723 gene encoding uncharacterized protein isoform X3, with translation MEIEKDFPSSDFFFTKYSYLNKDLLEAQPMLKHALQFYDISCTLDLDEGFMTLSALRRHVHEDIFIKANVVINLFFEDNISKVAKFRSADPLLSALEFLYNPQYDIIKIGYQVGGLCSKYAIPEGHYWGLRSIFQGPGGCFLKDLQELTGCSIVVCGHDVLATGSFNGLRIVRMIVEDCFVYRVAAEYLINRVKEAGVHCARVMNVGFQNKQHGPLEVDENGIPQKRDNSKPIEEESNSCGDNIYYRTNFPKDKEKYVLEAWPKVKSFLEEHGISCELHLVESFMIISRAKWDVDQDIFDKARVVLDLLPSDRTPQAIELLNARQYEIIKFGNQDYGLISKFGINKVEPGEWKELLIGPDDIYIKALRELTGCFIVVNWKTETVVATGSFEGLRLVRIVVEDCIYYKVHAGHLIDKIRTRGARAYYGTLRFVKVAESFGF, from the exons ATGGaaatcgagaaggatttccccTCGTCCGATTTCTTCTTTACAAAGTATAGTTACTTAAACAAGG ACCTGCTAGAAGCTCAGCCCATGCTGAAACATGCTCTACAATTTTATGATATTTCATGCACACTAGATCTG GATGAGGGTTTCATGACATTATCGGCACTCCGAAGGCATGTGCACGAAGACATTTTCATCAAGGCTAACGTTGTTATTAACCTTTTTTTCGAAGATAATATTTCGAAAGTAGCCAAGTTTCGGTCGGCAGATCCTTTGCTATCT GCACTAGAATTTCTCTATAATCCTCAATATGACATAATCAAAATTGGGTATCAAGTGGGCGGGCTTTGCTCAAAATATGCAATCCCAGAG GGCCATTACTGGGGATTGAGGTCAATTTTTCAGGGTCCCGGGGGCTGCTTTCTAAAG GATCTACAAGAATTGACGGGTTGTTCTATCGTTGTTTGT GGACACGATGTTCTGGCTACGGGTTCATTTAATGGTCTAAGGATAGTCAGGATGATTGTGGAAGACTGCTTTGTTTATCGTGTTGCTGCCGAGTACCTTATCAATAGGGTTAAAGAGGCGGGTGTTCATTGTGCCAGGGTGATGAATG TAGGGTTTCAAAACAAGCAGCATGGACCATTGGAGGTCGACGAGAACGGCATCCCCCAAAAGCGCGATAACTCCAAGCCAATTGAAGAGGAGTCGAACAGTTGTGGAGATAACATCTATTACCGTACGAATTTTCCCAAAGACAAAG AAAAGTATGTGCTAGAAGCTTGGCCGAAGGTGAAATCTTTCTTAGAAGAGCATGGTATTTCATGCGAACTCCATCTG GTTGAGAGTTTTATGATAATCTCAAGAGCGAAATGGGATGTGGACCAAGATATTTTTGATAAGGCTAGGGTTGTTCTTGACCTTTTGCCAAGTGATCGGACACCTCAG gCAATAGAATTGTTGAATGCAAGGCAGTATGAGATCATCAAGTTTGGGAATCAAGATTACGGGTTAATCTCAAAATTTGGAATCAATAAG GTGGAACCTGGTGAATGGAAGGAACTTCTCATAGGCCCCGATGATATCTACATAAAG GCACTTAGAGAACTGACAGGTTGTTTTATCGTCGTTAAT TGGAAGACCGAAACAGTTGTTGCTACGGGCTCATTCGAAGGATTAAGGCTAGTCAGGATAGTTGTTGAAGACTGCATATATTACAAAGTCCATGCTGGACACCTTATTGACAAGATTAGAACTCGAGGTGCAAGGGCTTATTATGGTACTCTGCGCTTTGTTAAAGTAGCAGAAAGTTTTGGGTTCTAG